The proteins below come from a single Methanobrevibacter sp. genomic window:
- the pgsA gene encoding archaetidylinositol phosphate synthase, which yields MLQSLRPLLTRILNPLAKNLNINPNIVTVISPFVALIAAYGFANKMLLLGMLAILASGFLDVVDGAVARYHGRSSKFGAFLDSTMDRFADAIIYIGIIFGGYCDWFVGVLAIHSAITVSYVRSRAESQGVDCNIGIAERAVRMIILMVGAIIGYFAGDIYFTYIIYILIILSYFTVAQRVVHVWRQLK from the coding sequence ATGCTTCAATCTTTAAGACCATTATTAACAAGAATTTTGAATCCGCTAGCGAAGAACTTGAACATCAATCCGAATATTGTAACAGTGATTTCCCCATTTGTTGCTCTTATTGCAGCTTATGGTTTTGCAAATAAGATGTTACTGTTAGGAATGCTTGCAATATTGGCATCCGGATTTTTGGATGTTGTAGACGGTGCTGTTGCAAGATACCATGGAAGGTCATCTAAATTCGGCGCATTTCTAGACTCTACAATGGACAGGTTTGCTGATGCAATAATCTACATTGGAATCATATTTGGAGGCTACTGTGACTGGTTTGTAGGTGTTCTTGCAATTCACTCAGCAATAACAGTTAGTTATGTAAGGTCAAGAGCAGAATCACAGGGAGTTGACTGCAATATTGGAATTGCAGAGCGAGCAGTTCGTATGATTATTTTGATGGTTGGAGCAATAATAGGATATTTCGCAGGAGATATCTACTTTACATACATTATTTACATATTAATAATCTTATCATACTTTACAGTAGCTCAAAGAGTAGTACACGTTTGGAGGCAGTTAAAATGA
- a CDS encoding DUF357 domain-containing protein, whose product MTELESPEKIAKDITKLERNLNQVAHIEFVGKEKEVYDRAIDYWNDSKYYLEKEDMRTAFGCIEYSHGLLDALRMIHGII is encoded by the coding sequence ATGACTGAACTGGAAAGTCCCGAAAAAATAGCAAAGGATATTACAAAACTGGAAAGAAACCTGAATCAGGTAGCTCACATTGAGTTTGTTGGAAAGGAAAAAGAAGTTTATGACCGAGCCATTGATTATTGGAACGATTCAAAATATTACCTTGAAAAGGAAGATATGAGGACTGCATTCGGTTGCATTGAATACAGTCACGGGCTTTTAGATGCATTAAGGATGATTCACGGAATTATCTAA
- a CDS encoding ABC transporter ATP-binding protein, with the protein MNVVEMKNVYKSYENGNIKALNGIDLTIKDGEFVSIIGPSGSGKSTLLNMLGALDVPDSGSINVAGHDLSSSKKLNEFRAQKIGFIFQLHNLIPNISVVENIEIPMFTQKMSSKEMRANALKLLDDVGLKDKADIMPNKLSGGERQRVAIARALANNPSIILADEPTGSLDSKTSSKILKQLIDLHKDKNVTLIIVTHDMDVAKLADRVIEVLDGEIISAGDDSLINSKIDV; encoded by the coding sequence ATGAATGTAGTTGAGATGAAAAACGTTTACAAAAGCTATGAAAATGGAAACATCAAGGCACTGAATGGTATTGACCTCACAATAAAAGACGGTGAATTTGTATCTATCATCGGTCCGTCAGGATCAGGCAAATCAACATTATTGAATATGCTTGGAGCATTGGATGTGCCTGATTCCGGAAGCATTAACGTTGCAGGTCATGATTTAAGCAGTTCCAAAAAACTCAACGAGTTCAGGGCTCAAAAAATAGGATTCATTTTCCAGCTGCACAATTTAATTCCAAACATTTCTGTAGTTGAAAACATTGAAATTCCGATGTTTACTCAAAAAATGTCTTCAAAAGAGATGAGGGCCAATGCATTGAAACTGCTTGATGATGTTGGTTTGAAAGACAAGGCTGACATAATGCCTAACAAGCTGTCCGGTGGTGAACGTCAAAGGGTAGCTATTGCCCGTGCACTTGCAAACAATCCTTCAATAATATTGGCAGATGAACCAACAGGATCACTGGATTCAAAGACAAGTAGCAAAATTCTTAAGCAACTAATCGATTTGCATAAAGATAAGAATGTAACATTGATTATTGTTACTCATGATATGGATGTGGCCAAACTTGCAGACCGAGTTATCGAAGTTTTGGATGGTGAGATAATATCTGCAGGTGATGATTCTTTAATAAACAGTAAAATTGATGTTTGA
- a CDS encoding ABC transporter permease translates to MSFLKFIVKNPFRRKTSAILSIVGIAIGIIVIVALGGITDGLVNTFEDTIHAGGADFQVSGKETGDSAYGTNTINASWTDKIANVSGVEEAYPIYVVLTSVGDDYMNTLIGIDPNGTTLADISMKEGRIFEDNSSEVILGEIYADENNYSVGDNIEIDREDFEVVGIYETGDQNMAGGVFTSISKVGELMDDEDSISNIYVKVEKGADPQTVADRIDEKYGDNITTITSVMEMSQMADMLNMLQASTWAISLLAIVVGGLGIINTMLMSVFERTREIGVLKAVGWSNRKILTMIVGESLVITIVSAIIGSLIGFLACTLLGPQMGIEPLFTPKIFIQAFAIAIVVGIIGGIYPAIKAMKLPPTEALRYE, encoded by the coding sequence ATGTCATTTTTAAAATTCATTGTTAAAAATCCATTCAGGAGAAAGACAAGTGCAATTCTTTCAATTGTCGGAATTGCAATTGGAATAATAGTTATAGTTGCTCTTGGTGGAATCACAGACGGTTTGGTCAACACGTTTGAAGATACGATTCATGCGGGCGGTGCTGATTTTCAGGTTTCAGGAAAGGAAACCGGGGATTCTGCATATGGGACAAATACCATAAACGCTTCATGGACGGACAAGATAGCAAATGTTTCCGGAGTGGAGGAGGCATATCCGATTTATGTTGTTCTGACATCGGTCGGTGATGACTATATGAATACTTTAATCGGAATAGATCCTAACGGAACAACTCTTGCAGATATTTCAATGAAGGAAGGTAGAATTTTTGAGGATAACTCATCAGAAGTTATTTTGGGAGAAATCTATGCCGATGAAAATAATTATTCTGTTGGTGACAATATTGAAATCGACCGAGAAGACTTTGAAGTTGTCGGTATCTATGAAACCGGTGACCAGAATATGGCTGGGGGAGTGTTTACTTCAATTTCCAAAGTCGGAGAGCTGATGGATGATGAGGATTCAATTTCAAACATTTATGTCAAGGTTGAAAAAGGTGCAGACCCTCAGACTGTTGCTGACCGTATTGATGAGAAATACGGAGACAACATTACAACAATAACATCAGTAATGGAAATGTCCCAGATGGCAGACATGCTTAATATGCTTCAGGCTTCAACATGGGCGATTTCACTTCTGGCAATTGTTGTCGGAGGTTTAGGCATTATCAATACAATGCTCATGTCAGTCTTTGAGAGAACTCGTGAAATTGGTGTTCTGAAAGCTGTCGGATGGTCAAACAGAAAAATACTGACAATGATTGTCGGTGAATCTCTGGTAATTACAATAGTCTCAGCAATAATTGGATCACTAATAGGATTTTTGGCATGCACACTTTTGGGTCCGCAGATGGGAATTGAACCTTTATTCACTCCAAAAATCTTCATCCAGGCATTTGCAATAGCTATTGTGGTTGGAATAATCGGCGGAATATATCCTGCAATCAAGGCGATGAAACTGCCTCCGACAGAGGCATTGAGGTATGAGTGA
- a CDS encoding DUF3781 domain-containing protein translates to MHKETLIENIDKIHTTEMGVGRIQRNLEISEEPVSYCISKLKQENARVTKEGKNYYIEVDDCRITVNSSSFTIITAHKK, encoded by the coding sequence ATGCACAAGGAAACTTTAATTGAAAATATTGACAAAATCCATACAACTGAAATGGGTGTCGGAAGAATACAGAGAAATTTGGAAATTAGTGAAGAACCTGTAAGCTACTGCATTTCCAAATTGAAACAGGAAAATGCAAGAGTTACAAAAGAGGGAAAAAATTACTATATAGAAGTCGATGATTGCAGAATTACTGTCAATTCAAGCAGTTTTACAATAATTACTGCACACAAAAAATAA
- the fbp gene encoding fructose-1,6-bisphosphate aldolase/phosphatase produces MKTTVSVIKADIGSVSGHCVAHPELMDICDEVLNEALETGILKDYYISRCGDDIDLIMTHDKGEENEEVHKTAYDAFMKATERARELKLYGAGQDLLSDTFSGNIKGMGPGVAEMEFEERPSDPVLVFCCDKTEPGAFNLPVFRMFADPFNTAGLVIDPSLHDGFKFEVFDVIEHKKVILNCPEEMYDLLALIGSTGRYVIKRVWKKNGEIAAAISTERLNLMAGEYVGKDDPACIVRAQSGFPANGECVDPFAFPHMVSGWMRGSHNGPMMPVSEAEANPIRFDGPPRVIGLGFQVANGELIGPVDLFDDPAFDPTREQAAKIATYIRRHGPFEPHRLPAEEMEYTSLPGVMSKLESRFEDMD; encoded by the coding sequence ATGAAAACTACTGTTAGTGTAATTAAAGCTGATATTGGAAGTGTGTCCGGACACTGTGTCGCACACCCAGAATTAATGGATATCTGTGATGAAGTTTTAAACGAAGCTTTAGAAACCGGTATCTTAAAAGATTACTATATCTCCCGTTGCGGAGACGATATTGACTTAATTATGACCCACGACAAAGGGGAAGAAAACGAAGAAGTACACAAAACCGCATATGATGCATTCATGAAAGCTACTGAAAGAGCACGTGAATTAAAATTATACGGTGCAGGTCAAGACTTATTATCTGATACTTTCTCCGGAAACATCAAAGGTATGGGTCCTGGTGTAGCAGAAATGGAATTCGAAGAAAGACCATCTGATCCTGTTTTAGTATTCTGCTGTGACAAAACTGAACCTGGTGCATTCAACTTACCAGTATTTAGAATGTTTGCAGACCCATTTAACACTGCAGGTCTTGTAATCGACCCATCTTTACACGATGGATTCAAATTTGAAGTATTTGATGTAATCGAACACAAAAAAGTTATCTTAAACTGTCCTGAAGAAATGTACGACTTACTCGCATTAATCGGTTCCACTGGAAGATACGTAATCAAAAGAGTATGGAAGAAAAACGGTGAAATCGCAGCTGCAATAAGTACCGAAAGATTAAACTTAATGGCTGGAGAATACGTCGGTAAAGACGACCCAGCATGTATCGTAAGAGCACAATCCGGTTTCCCTGCAAACGGTGAATGTGTAGATCCATTTGCATTCCCACACATGGTAAGTGGATGGATGAGAGGATCCCACAACGGTCCAATGATGCCTGTTTCAGAAGCAGAAGCAAACCCAATCAGATTCGACGGACCACCTAGAGTAATCGGTTTAGGATTCCAAGTAGCAAACGGTGAATTAATCGGACCAGTCGATTTATTCGATGACCCTGCATTCGACCCAACCCGTGAACAAGCTGCTAAAATCGCAACTTACATCAGAAGACACGGTCCATTCGAACCTCACAGATTACCTGCTGAAGAAATGGAATACACTTCACTTCCTGGTGTAATGAGCAAATTAGAATCCAGATTTGAAGATATGGATTAA